Proteins co-encoded in one Stomoxys calcitrans chromosome 5, idStoCalc2.1, whole genome shotgun sequence genomic window:
- the LOC106095474 gene encoding GTP-binding protein 1 encodes MKPAIGNSMSSGGVGDGGGGALSAATANVCFPDIEQPRIDYSSIRGKKVLVSPTEEQFELLKKRLEERTEDSRGETIYEIGVGEDGGDSGLDEEEYQAAVATLQSLATTIDADMVLLRQRKVEKGMTGQYLIRKRVDTSDFMEIRVAVVGNVDAGKSTLLGVLTHGDLDNGRGHARQRLFRHKHEMESGRTSSVGNDILGFDSVGNVVNKPDHGTLDWVKICEKSAKVITFIDLAGHERYLKTTVFGMTGHAPDFGMLMIGANAGIVGMTKEHLGLALALSVPVFVVVTKIDMCPPNVLQDNLKLLFKILKSQGCRKVPVMVKTPDEVVLSATNFVSERLCPIFQVSNVTGENLNLLKMFLNLLTTRMSGQDTSPAEFQIDDTYSVPGVGTVVSGTCLQGLIKLNDTLMLGPDPLGNFMPIAVKSIHRKRMNVKEVRGGQTASFALKKIKRSQIRKGMVMVSPELKPQACWEFEGEILVLHHPTTISSRYQAMVHCGSIRQTASIVNMSKECLRTGDKAHVKFRFIKHPEYIRPGQRMVFREGRTKAVGNVLKPITNSQAAQNRPKPNKMQSRTQGQGSSQHNTTPQNQNQNPNVQAAMTVAAHTANKTASDDLKSHKSEGVLEVTMDKRDTRLNTKRNNKRVNGTSAVATSNEAMSSQNSGTTANPQMAGKVQ; translated from the exons ATGAAACCGGCTATAGGAAATAGTATgagcagtggtggtgtaggtgaTGGTGGCGGCGGAGCTCTATCAGCTGCGACGGCCAATGTGTGTTTTCCGGATATCGAACAACCTCGCATCGATTACTCAAGCATAAGAGGCAAAAAGGTTTTGGTATCGCCCACCGAGGAACAATTTGAGCTGCTAAAGAAGCGTTTGGAGGAACGCACAGAAGATAGCCGTGGAGAAACCATATATGAAATTGGAGTGGGAGAAG ATGGTGGCGACAGTGGCTTGGACGAGGAGGAATATCAGGCAGCTGTAGCAACCCTACAATCATTGGCCACAACCATTGATGCTGATATGGTATTGTTGAGGCAACGCAAAGTTGAGAAGGGTATGACAGGGCAATATTTAATACGCAAGCGTGTGGATACTTCGGATTTTATGGAAATTAG AGTTGCTGTCGTTGGTAATGTAGATGCTGGTAAATCTACTTTGCTGGGCGTTTTAACACATGGAGATCTGGATAATGGTCGTGGTCATGCGCGCCAACGTTTATTTAGACATAAGCACGAAATGGAAAGCGGCCGTACCAGCTCGGTGGGAAATGACATATTAG GTTTTGATAGTGTTGGCAATGTTGTTAATAAACCAGATCATGGAACTTTGGATTGGGTTAAGATTTGTGAGAAGTCTGCCAAGGTGATAACATTCATTGATCTGGCGGGTCATGAGCGCTATTTGAAAACTACTGTTTTTGGTATGACTGGACATGCTCCTGATTTTGGCATGCTAATG ATTGGAGCCAATGCCGGTATTGTTGGCATGACGAAAGAACATTTGGGCCTAGCTTTGGCTCTGTCGGTACCTGTGTTCGTGGTGGTTACCAAAATCGATATGTGTCCTCCGAATGTCCTACAAGACAATCTTAaattactgtttaaaattttaaaatcccaAGGTTGCCGAAAAGTCCCTGTAATGGTTAAGACGCCCGATGAGGTTGTGCTTAGTGCCACCAATTTTGTTTCTGAACGGTTGTGTCCCATCTTCCAAGTATCGAATGTTACTggggaaaatttgaatttacttAAGATGTTTCTAAACCTACTAACAACACGCATGTCTGGCCAAGACACCTCTCCTGCCGAGTTTCAAATCGATGATACCTACTCGGTGCCGG GTGTCGGTACTGTGGTCTCTGGCACTTGCCTGCAAGGTCTCATAAAATTGAATGACACTCTCATGTTGGGACCAGATCCTTTGGGAAATTTCATGCCCATAGCAGTGAAAAGCATTCATCGCAAACGCATGAATGTGAAAGAAGTAAGGGGTGGTCAAACTGCTAGTTTTGCtttgaagaaaatcaaaagaTCTCAAATTCGTAAAGGCATGGTCATGGTAAGTCCCGAGTTGAAGCCACAAGCCTGCTGGGAGTTTGAAGGTGAAATTCTTGTTCTACATCATCCCACAACCATATCATCACGCTACCAA GCCATGGTGCATTGCGGCAGCATACGCCAGACAGCGTCCATTGTAAATATGTCCAAGGAATGTCTGCGGACAGGCGATAAGGCTCATGTTAAGTTTAGATTTATCAAACATCCGGAATATATTAGGCCAGGCCAAAGAATGGTATTCCGAGAGGGACGAACGAAAGCTGTTGGCAATGTGCTAAAGCCCATAACGAATTCGCAAGCGGCTCAAAATCGTCCTAAGCCAAATAAAATGCAATCTCGGACCCAAGGTCAGGGAAGTTCGCAACACAATACAACGCCGCAAAATCAAAACCAAAATCCAAATGTACAAGCGGCGATGACGGTGGCAGCACACACAGCTAATAAAACCGCCTCTGACGACTTGAAATCCCACAAATCTGAGGGCGTCCTAGAGGTGACAATGGATAAACGGGACACTCGTTTGAATACCAAACGCAACAACAAACGGGTCAATGGAACCTCAGCAGTAGCTACGTCCAATGAAGCAATGTCGTCACAAAACTCTGGCACCACTGCTAACCCCCAAATGGCTGGAAAAGTTCagtaa